AAATCACACAAGCTACAGCACGCCGATACGAAACGTATGTGATCAGTGCACCCGCCATCATACAAGAAAGTACTAGCGCTGTCGTAATTTGCACGACGACTGGCTTGTTTCCAACAATAGCCCCTAAAGCTCCCCAGCTAAAGCCGGAAATCAGTAGAAAGAAAAACATCAGGTAAAGCCAAATTTTTGTTTCTGCGATGGTGCGAATCTGATCTTTGGTTTTGTGCCACCTTTTCATTGTGACAACACGAGCGATAACCGAAGAAAGCAAAATCGCAAACCAAATCCCTAAGAACAAAGGACTGACTGAAGTTCGCGAAATGTAAATGTATACGAATGAGTTAAGCAGGACCGCAATAAGGCCGCCGACGTTTTGCTGATAAAGCAAATCGACCTTACGAATTTCGAGCTCCAAAGATCCCAGTTTCGTGTTATTCGCCATGACGCCTTCGTCAACTTTAACAAGATAGTATGTCTTTGTTTATGTTGGTGAAGGCCCTAAATTTCAAGTCTTAATCGGAGCTATTGAAATTCTTAACCTAGTTCTGGCTAGTAGGAGATGCGGTTCTTTTTTTAAGGTCTCTCCACGATTTTCCCTCGCGGGCTTTGCGATCTAACTGAAATCTTTGAACAGCTTGATTGTGTCCTTTGTAGTCCTCAGAAAACACATGGGTTCCATCGTTTTGGCTTACAAAGAACAGATAGTTACTAGTCTCAGGCTTAAGGGCAGCCATGATTGCTTCTTTCCCAGGATTAGCAATCGGTCCTGGAGGCAAACCGTAAATGACATAGGTATTATAGCGAGTCGGTGTAAGAAGATCAGAGCGAGTGATATTGATCTCGATTTTACCCGTTGATTCAGCTTTACCGTATATTACGGTTGGATCTGTTTGTAAGCGCATCTTTCTGAGCAAACGATTATGGAACACAGATGAAATGCGTGGTCGCTCTTCTGGAGCACCGGTTTCTTTTTCAATGATACTTGCTAAAGTCACCACCTGGTGACGATTCCAACCTTGCACCAAAGCATCTGTTTTTACTTCATCATAAACACGCAGAAAACGTTTCACCATGTTTGAAATTAAAGTACGAGTGTCTGTGTACTTAGTCAGCATGTAGGTTTCAGGGAACAAATACCCTTCTAAACTTTCTTGCTGTTCACCTAAAACACTCTTCACAAATTCTGGATCACGAACCAATGAAAGGAACTCAACTGCAGTACCGAAACCTTGTTTTTGATAAAGATCAGCAATTTCGTATGTGCTAAGGCCTTCACTGACAGTAAAGCTGCGGGCTACACTTTTTCCAGAAATGATAGTTGCTAACACTTCAGTTGGATACATATTGGTGCGAAGAAGGTATTCACCCACTTTAACTTTAGAACGATCCCCTTTGAAACGCGCATACAAATTAAAAAACATGGCGTTTTTAACCAGACCTTGTTGTTCAAGTTCTTGAGCAATAGAAGCAAAACCCTTCCCAGGCACTACTTCATACACAACCTCATTCGCCTCAGGGTTTGGAGGTGTGTTTAAAAAAGTATAACCAAGATAAGCAACCCCCCCGCCGATAGCGATTAGGAGTGCCACTACTGCAATACTTAAAACAACAACTGTCTTTTTCATTATTTCATGTCCAAATTCATGCCCGGCAAAATTTTTGTCGGATCAAAAGGTGTTGGATCTTCTAAGCTTGCCATCGGAACCGTGCAATACTGAATTGCAAAGTGTGCTGATGGACGATCATTACCAGATTTTCCCATACCGCCAAATGGTAGTCTTGAGCTTGCACCATTGGTAGTCCTGTTCCAGTTCAAAAGACCTACGCGAGCTTTAAACAAGGCTTGTTCATAAAGTTCTTTATTCTTAGAAAATAGCGCCATCACCAAGCCATAACCTGTTGAATTCACAATGTTCATTGCTTCATCAAAGTTATCACTTTGATATATCGCTACGTTTGGTCCAAAAATCTCACTTTTTTGATAAACACTATTTGGATCAAATTTCTTCACCAAATGGATCGATGGCGTTACATAGTAACCTTTGTTTTTTAAATCCAAAGCTTTACCACGCATCAAGCTTTCACAGTTTTCACGATTCGCGATTTCTTGGAAGCGAATGTATTTTTCCACCGCCCCCGCATTGATCAAAGGACCCATGAAGGTATTTTCTGACCAGTGACCGATAGAAAGTTTTTTCGCAGCTTCGTAAAAACGATCTGTAAATTGTTCCGCAATTTTTGGATGTAAAATCACGCGACTTGTACCTGAACAACGCTGTCCAGATGACATGTAAGCGCCGACTAGAGTTTCATAAATTGCTTTATCCATGTCGGCATCATCCCACACCACAGTGGCGTTCTTACCACCCATTTCAAGTGCAAGAATTTTCCAGTAGTGAGTTAACGTTTCTTGTTTGATTTTTAAACCCACTTCGTAAGAACCCGTAAATAGAATTCCATCCACGTGTTCGTGGGCAACCAGTCTGCCACCTGCTGCTCCATCACCTTGCACCAAATTGAAAACACCTTTAGGGAATTGAGCTTTTTCAAAAAGTTCAGCCATAAATTGGCCAACCGCTGGTGTTTGTTCCGAAGGTTTAAAGACTATCGTATTCCCAGCAATTAGTGCTGGAATGATGTGGCCATTTGGTAAATGCGCTGGAAAGTTAAATGGTCCAACGACGGCCATCACACCACGGGATCTGTGACGAATCACGCCGTCCACTTGTGGAAGTGCATTTGGAATTCTTTCTTCTGCAATCAAGTTGATGGATTGATTTAAAGTGATATCAATCTTTGCACCCAATGCTTTAGCTTCAGTCATCGCTTCCCAAGTGGGTTTACCGGTATCACGGGAAATGATTTGTGCCATTTGATCAGCGTGACCATCAAATAATTCTTTTAAGCGCAAAAGATAATTACGGCGTTCTGCCATCGGTAGCATTGCCCAAGCTTGATAAGCTTGTTTAGCTGCCACACAGGCTTCATCTATGTGATCGTGCTTAAAAGGAACTGTCATGACCAGATCATTTAAATCAGAAGGACTAATGTCTTTGAATTCACCATCACCTTTGGTGACCGGTACAAAACGGCCATTGATAAAATCACCTTTGTATTTAATGTCAAACAGTGTGGTAGTCATTTTAGTTTCCTCTGTTGCTGTAATTAAATGGAGCCATGAATACTTCATCACCAATTTCAATTTCTAAAAGCTGGCGAGTTTTCGGAGCAATGGCCACTTCGTTCCCACGAACATCCGCAGAACCTAGTGACACTTTAAAATCTTCACCCGTTGTCGCAATCAAAGCCTGCTCTTTGTAAGCAGCATCGTTGAATTCAGCGACTTTTAAACGTTTACCGTATTTGATGGGCAGAATATCAGTCGTATTTGCCCCGTA
This is a stretch of genomic DNA from Bdellovibrio reynosensis. It encodes these proteins:
- the mltG gene encoding endolytic transglycosylase MltG, yielding MKKTVVVLSIAVVALLIAIGGGVAYLGYTFLNTPPNPEANEVVYEVVPGKGFASIAQELEQQGLVKNAMFFNLYARFKGDRSKVKVGEYLLRTNMYPTEVLATIISGKSVARSFTVSEGLSTYEIADLYQKQGFGTAVEFLSLVRDPEFVKSVLGEQQESLEGYLFPETYMLTKYTDTRTLISNMVKRFLRVYDEVKTDALVQGWNRHQVVTLASIIEKETGAPEERPRISSVFHNRLLRKMRLQTDPTVIYGKAESTGKIEINITRSDLLTPTRYNTYVIYGLPPGPIANPGKEAIMAALKPETSNYLFFVSQNDGTHVFSEDYKGHNQAVQRFQLDRKAREGKSWRDLKKRTASPTSQN
- a CDS encoding succinylglutamate-semialdehyde dehydrogenase → MTTTLFDIKYKGDFINGRFVPVTKGDGEFKDISPSDLNDLVMTVPFKHDHIDEACVAAKQAYQAWAMLPMAERRNYLLRLKELFDGHADQMAQIISRDTGKPTWEAMTEAKALGAKIDITLNQSINLIAEERIPNALPQVDGVIRHRSRGVMAVVGPFNFPAHLPNGHIIPALIAGNTIVFKPSEQTPAVGQFMAELFEKAQFPKGVFNLVQGDGAAGGRLVAHEHVDGILFTGSYEVGLKIKQETLTHYWKILALEMGGKNATVVWDDADMDKAIYETLVGAYMSSGQRCSGTSRVILHPKIAEQFTDRFYEAAKKLSIGHWSENTFMGPLINAGAVEKYIRFQEIANRENCESLMRGKALDLKNKGYYVTPSIHLVKKFDPNSVYQKSEIFGPNVAIYQSDNFDEAMNIVNSTGYGLVMALFSKNKELYEQALFKARVGLLNWNRTTNGASSRLPFGGMGKSGNDRPSAHFAIQYCTVPMASLEDPTPFDPTKILPGMNLDMK